ctctctgcTAGATGAATCGCAACTGCAAGAATTCATACAGAGGTTGAAGCGTGATGTCATATCAAGTACCGAGCGTGTTCCAGATCTTCAACAACCTTTCCGACCAAATCCAGGTGAAGGGCCACCGACTAAGGATCTCACTGTGGACGAAATCTTTGTCAATGTTGTTATTCGTGAAGGCAGAGTTAGCTATGACTTTCCTGCTGACAGATGGGAACAACTTAAAGTATACCCCATGGCCAGTGCAGAGCAGACTAATCCTTTACGACCTCAAGATATATTTGATTCTTGTCACAGGAACGTTCTCGCTGTTGGTCGTCCTGGAATTGGGAAAACTATGTTATGTACGAGGCTTCTTCGATTTTGGGCCTCTGATGATACCAAAATACAGTCGCAATGCGAAGTAGCCTTTCTTCTGAAATTCAGACATTTGAACTCGGAACCAGATCTTAATCTCCATGAACTGTTGACTCTCGCAGAAACAGCGGAATGTTTGAGAGATGAATTGTGGCAATGGATTAAAGACAACCCAAGCAAAGTACTTTTGATTTTCGATGGGATCGACGAGTTTTTCTCAAGGTCAGGCATTGCCACCAAAGATGACTCTTGCTACAACAACACTGCAGAGGTGAGAATGCCTCTGTGCTGTCTGTACAAGAAAATTGTATCTGGAAAACTTCTTCAGGGTTGTACACTGTTAACAACAGTAAGGCCAACAGCTGTTCAAGATGTCAGAGAACTGAAGTTTGATAGAACCGTTGAAATTATCGGATTTACATCGGAGCAAGTTGAGGAGTTTGTGGAGAAGTTTACAAAAGATGATGACAGTGGTaagttaaaagaaataatatggCAACACATTAGCACCAACATCAACCTGTTTTCATTGTGCTATATCCCAGTGAATTGTTTCATCATTTGTCACTGCTTACTACAACTGATTAACATCAGCTCTGATGCTGAGCACAAACTACCCGTAAAGATTACTGAAATCTACAGCATTTGTGTGAAGATTTTCTTTTACAAACACAGCCGTGGTAAATACAGTTGCTCTAAAACTGACCTTGGTTGTTACATGTACAAGAGATTTGATGAGCTTCAACCTGAAAATGATCAAGTGTTTAAGAAACTGGGAAAAATAGCTTTTAATGGCATTAAAAGTGGAAAGCTTGTCTTTGAATCACATGAAGTGAGTGGACTGCAGGATTGTGGGCTGCTTCACCGACTACCTGACATGAAACCTCGAAAACTCTGCGAACCCCCAAGAGCTCAATACTGTTTTACCCACTTAACTGTTCAAGAATTCTTTGCAGCCAAGCATCTCGTAGATACCATGCTTAAAGACGAGCTGCAAAGATTTGTTGCCGTTCATATTCGTGTTGGGGCCTGGAAAGTTGTAATGCAGTTTGTGGCTGGATTGTTAGAACCCAATGCATGGGAACGAATGACAAAGAGTGAGGTATTTACCCACCTTCTTCCGGGTAACGTTAAGAGGACTGACCGGTCAGATCTGATCTGGTGGCCCTGTTTTAACGAAGACAAAGTTTTGGCTTTGGACGTATgtaagtgtttgtatgagatTGATGACGAGCAGGAGAAAGTGAAAACTCAAAGCAAAGTAGCAGAAATTGGTTTTAATGCTGTAGATTTAAGTGAAGCTGGAGTTGTTCCAATAGACTGTCCAGCAGTGATGGATTTTGTGAGGGATGCTCATGTGATATCCCTGAGAATGGAAGAGTCATCTGTCGGGCCATTGGGCTGTAAAGAGATTCAATATTCACTCAGAGATGTCAACTcgaaactcactcagctgaatcTCCATAGCAGCAaaataggagatcaaggagcggcacacctgagtgatgcactcaaagatgttaattgtaaactcactcagctgaagcTCGGGTATAACGGGATAGGATATCAAGGAGctgcacacctgagtgatgcactcaaagatgttaattgtaaactcactcagctggacctcaTGTCTAACGGGATACTAGaacaaggagcagcacacctgagtgatgcactcaaagatgttaattgtaaactcactcagctggacctcaTGTCTAACTGGATACGAGCTCAAGGAGCGGCACACCtcagtgatgcactcaaagatgttaattgtaaactaaCTCAGCTGAAGCTCGGGAATAACGGGATAGGACATCAAGGAGTAGCAcgcctgagtgatgcactcaaagatgttaattgtaaactcactcatcTGACCCACTATGTGAACACAATAGGAgctcaaggagcagcacacctgagtgatgcactcaaagatgttaattgtaaactaaCTCACCTGGACTTAACGTCTAACCACATacgagatcaaggagcagcacacctgagtgatgcactcaaagatgttaattgtaaactaaCTCAGCTGAGTCTCGCGGGTAACGGGATAGGacatcaaggagcagcacacctgagtgatgcactcaaagattttaattgtaaactcactcggCTGCACCTCTATGGGAACAAAATAGGAGCTCAAGGAGttgcacacctgagtgatgcactcaaagatgttaattgtaaactcactcagctgcaCCTCTATATGACCGCAATAGGAGATCAAGAAGCAGGACACCTGAGTggtgcactcaaagatgttaattgtaaactgactcagctgaacctcgagGCTAaccagataggagatcaaggagcactAGAGCTGAGgtatgcactcaaagatgttaattgtaaactaactcagctgaacctcgggAAAAACAGGATACGACATCATGGAGCTGCTTTCTTGAGTGATTCACTCAAAgctgttaattgtaaactcactcagctgcaCCTCTATGACAACAAGGTAGGAGCTCAAGGAGctgcacacctgagtgatgccctcaaagatgttaattgtaaactcactgaGCTGCACTTCTATGCGAACAAAATAGGAgctcaaggagcagcacacctgagtgatgcactcaaagatgttaattgtaaactcactcagctggacctcaTGTCTAACgggataggagatcaaggagcagcacacctgagtgatgcactcaaagatgttaattgtaaactaaCTCAACTGAACCTCGGGAGTAACGGGATAGGACATGAAGGAGctgcacacctgagtgatgcactcaaagatgttaattgtaaactcactcagctgcaCCTCTATGACAACAAAATAGGAGCTCAAGGAGctgcacacctgagtgatgcactcaaagatgttaattgtaattTCACTCAGCTGCACCTCTATGCGGACAAAGCAGGAGCTCAAGGAGTAGCACACCTGATTGATAAACTCAAAAATGTTCATTATAAAGACACTTATCTGGACCTCGAGGCTAACGACGTATGaaatcaaggagcagcacacctgagtgatgcactcaaagatgttaattgtaaactcacccAGCTGCACCTCAAGCGTAACAAGATGGGAGATCAAGGAGCGGCACACCTGATtaatgcactcaaagatgtttcTGCTTGGAACAAGATAAGTAACCTGGGATCAGGCATTATTTCCGTTACTCGAAGGGAGGACGAAACATAGAGCTTGACGCAACTCTTCTGCGAGACATCTTCCGCCCAcaatttttgattgattgacatttttTAACTTGAACTTATGAAAATTACTTCCGCTGCGTGATACTTGCGAGTTCTTGCGCGCGAGGTGACGTGGAATGATCACGAAGaagacgccattttgatgaGAGAGGCTTGACACATTCACACGATTCATTGTTGATAGTATGGGAAGCACTTATAACAAATTTGTGATGGATGTGAACGAAGTAAAGCACCGATGATTTGGTTAGAAGGTGAATCAAGGTCTTTGCTTGTGAACCTCATGAAGATTTGCATACTTCTGTCTTCTCTTTAAAATGACTCCGTTGATAAATATATGCTAAAGAGTCTCGAGTGTTGCTTTTTTAGCCATTTGAATTATAAATGCAGTCGTGGATCGGCGACAAACTGGGTTTTCGGGTCCAAGCGAGCATCACTTTCACGTCCTCTTATGTTGGTGCTCGCTACATCCCCTCGCGCAAAGAAAATGGAGACTGATCGCAGGTTATTCGCTCAGTTTAACCTTTTAACTTTTTACCTTTCCCTGACCTTTAGTTTAAAGAaatcaaggacggtgcctactattgttattgcgcatacgttctgcacttggcgagatactcggatttcctattgctgatgcttattaatacagggatagttttgcgcagttcaaaagtatgcggagaaagcagaacttagcaactgatcgtggtatccaaaaagaaaattggagtaaccacacatttttcagagataattgagcttcaatttggaaaagaacgcgaGACGTTGcttcgtattttaaagctttttacaaatattgttgattaattatcttcgaaaaatgcgtggttacccccaattttctttttggatttcaataacactcgttaagatctgcttttcccgcatattcagtaaaacgcgcaaaaatgcctttgaatcagtaggcaccgtccttcaTAAATACAGACTTTGCATGTTCTTTTGGTGCAATTTTTATGAAGCCGATTTCGTTAGTGTAACTTGCAAGCTGCATAGccaattttttgtttgtattttgctATTGAACATTGGGATGGTGAAACCAAGAGTACTTGGCTCTCATTGGAGCcgtttttataattatttggtTGTTTATCGTAGGCCTTATGTTTGATATGTATGCAGTGCATTGGTAGATATCTTTATTCAGTGCATGTGTGGTATTTAAACACTGGTTAGCTAATTATCTGCAATTTCAACAGGATGTCAGTCCTTGTACATCTGGTTTTCCTAGATATATGACAACTCTTATTACATGCTCCCAGCGGGTTTTCAGATCTGACATAAATCCATTGTTAATTATAtttataaaactcattaataattcatgatgggaaaacaaaagaaatgtttcattaatcaatatctgtatttctgatacagttttctcttcatttacataatgtttctttcaattttcacggTTAAAATGTCTTcaatcaccaaaaatacctagtgtacattaacacttaaatgctgacatttcatgagcacaatacaatattcacgcccgtattgtatcggatataaAATGTCTCGCCTTCGGCTTgtatatccgatacaatacggtCGCTCATATTGTATTTAGTACATATGCTATTTGCGCCAATCCCTTGCAGTGCGAGTATAAATAAGAGCTCCGCATATCATTTCGGCCCAGTTCGCGTTAGAATCCTTTGGATGTCGGCAGCCGTGGCATGACTCTTCCTTTCGCGCTCTCCTCGTTACGCCTCCGCGCTTTTCGCTCTTTCGCCCCAGGACAGATACCGTGGAAGATCAACAGACGAATCAGTGATTGTTCTTCCAGTCTCgcacaaaagaataatttcaagCTGTGCTTCATAAAAACAATGAACCGAAGGTAACCATTGTGTTATGATTTAGTTTTCCGTTCTGTTTACTGAGGTTTTCATTTGATGCCCGGCCAAGCGACTAGCGTCATTTCCTAGTCACCTGGAGCCAAAAGTTGGTCAGCTCAAGTCAATGGGTAGTTCCTTCAGAGCATAGCATTATGTAGTATACCAAGATTTGAGATGCATTTCAATATTATATTGAACTAGGGCATTTCAAATTATTGCAGTGGAAGTACAGTCATGTTTTGTATGACTGGCTAGCATGGTGCATGTAAGATCAAACAATGAACTGGGGAAACAATTAGAGTTCTAGAAACTATTTGTCAGCTCTGAAATTACATTTCTAAATATGGATACTATGGTTTCACTTGAAAGTTAGTTTAAACCACTGATAGATCAATCTGTGATTCTACCTCACCGTTACGTCATTCAGGGATCACGTGATATTGCGCGACCTGCCAGCTCAGCTCAATGCGTTCTTGCTCAGCGAAGCAATCAGGGGTGTTATTTCACCTCCCTGTCTGTGTTCGAAATTGAGGAGAATATTACGGCAACAAAAGCTATACCGTGAGAGCGGAGAAGTTATATCGGGCGCTTTTATTTAAGCGTGGTCGATATTggtgaaatcaccaaagaacCACAAGCGGCGATACAGTGTGTACAGATTTAGGCGACATGGCGGGAGAACCTGAAGCCGTGTCCCTAGAGCCAGAAATTGTCAACAAAAAGGGGAAAATTCCCAGTCgtgaagaaaatgaaacaaacttaAAAGTCACCTAGGCCTAAGAGCAGTAAAGTGACTGAAAAGCCTAAAGCCGAGCGAAAGCAAAAAGGCAGGCATGACGAGCAGGATACGGCGAGTACATGCTCCAGCGAGAAAGCGGACTGTATAAATGGCGCCTAAATTGTATCTGAGCCGACATCAGCAACTGGCGACTCACCGAAGTCTTTACAGGGCACATAAGTAGCAACAATGAAAGCTGGTTTCGATCAGCTTACGAATATTTTACTTGAAGAGAAAGCTAGTAGGAGCGACGACATGTCTGACTCGGGGCAGATAAAATCAAGCCAAGCAAAGCGCTCCCGCGTTAGCGGGAGCGACTCAGGTACCTGAGCGACTCAGGTACTGTGAGCGATGTTGAGGGAGATATTAACTCACTTATTCAGCAATCCAGTTCCCTGCCAGAGCCCTCGCTTGGCGAGAAAAACGAAATTCTCGGAGCAATTGTTCAGGAGTACGATCTGGAGGAGAAGTGTGGACCTCCGGTACATGAAAAGATGGCCGCCATTGTAAACAAAATGGCACGATCAAAGCTTGCTGATGACAAGTTGAAGGAGAAACGTACGCAGTATACTAGACCCAAGAATTGTGAGAAACTAGTGGGAACGAAAGTAAACCCAGAGATCTGGGCAAAGATCAGCCCTGCAACTCGGAGTCGAGAtcttaaactccaaaaaatcCAAACCACGTTGTTGAAACCAACGACGGTCTTGGTGGAAGTCACTGATAAGTTCCTAGAGTCAAAAGATCAATCAAAGAGCTTGCTTAATGAGGCGACAAAATCACTGTTTGACGCGATTGCACTGCTAACACATGCCAACTGTGACCTTAATCACAGACGCCGTGACCTCATTAAATTAAACCAGACCTCAATAGGTCTTATCAGCAAATCTGTTCAGAACAGCTAGCACTAACAGAAAACCTTTTTGGGGATGACCTTACAGACACAGACAAAAACGCAACCAACAATAGGGGCAATAAGTTGACAGACCCCAATGGGAAACACATGAGGCCGAATCGTTCAAGTGGCCACGATTTCCAACAAACGTATTATCAAAAAACGGTGAACGGTCTGGATGGAGATTCCAGACCCATCAACAGAAATGGCAAAGTAGCCCGAGGAACAGTCCATATTCTCCGAAGAAAAAGGAGGAGGGGAGAGCCCAGAAATAGACCAAGTGTCTCAGGTGGGTTCCACTGCTTATGAGTTCAGTGTCGCACAAGCACTACCATTTAAGGCTGGCAGAATTCAGTATTACCTTAACCAATGGGAAACAATTTCATCTGACCGCAATATAGTGGATATTGTAAAAGGGTGTCAAATAGAATTTAAGAGTAACACCCCACATCAAATGAAGCATCCAAAAGAGATAAAGTTGTCAAATGTTGAAACGGGCTTTATTGACACATCAAGAGACTGCTGGAAAAGGGTGTAATAGTTCCAAGTTGCCATGAAAGTGGGGAATTTGTATCAACAATCTTTGTGAGACCAAAACCAGATGGGTCCCACCGGTTGATATTAAATTTGATGAGGTTCAATGAACATGTAGCTtatcaccattttaaaatggaatcaCTGAAATCAGCTCTACAAATGATGAAGCCAGGTTGTTATATGACTTCAGTGGACCTAAAAGATGCGTACTACTCAGTTCATGTCGATATAAAATACCAAAAAttcctaaaattttcttgtaaaCTCTATCAGTACACATGCCTGCCAAATGGTCTTGCTTGTGCACCCAGAGTATTCACTAAGCTGTTAAAGCCAGTTTATTCTACCCTTCGCTCTCAGGGGCACTTATCTGTTGGATATATCGATGACTCATACCTACAAGGCAACACCATTCAAAATTGCCGAAATAAGATTCAGCAAACAGTCAACTTGTTTACTTCTCTGGGGTTTCTAGTGCACCCAGAAAAGTCAGTGTTAGTTCCAACCCGAAAACTCAAGTTCTTGGGTTTCATCCTTGATTCTGAGCGTATGATAGTATTGCTAACTCCCGAGAGAGCAGGAGCTATCAAAGAGGCAGCAGAGAGACTGCTAGCACAACCAAACCCCACAATACGAGACCTTGCTGAGGTTATAGGAAAGTTTGTGGCTGCCTTTCAGGGTTGTCTTCATGGACTTTTGCATTATCGTCAACTAGAGAGTGACAAGATCAGTGCTCTGAAGAAGTCACAAGAAGATTACGATGCCCCTGTGACCCTTTTAAACTTAGCACAACAAGATCTACGTTGGTGGATCCAAAACATTCAAAATGCTAAGAATCTTATCAATCATCCTAACCCTACAATAATCCTTGAATCAGATGCCTCTAACATGGGTTGGGGTGCTGTGTATCAAACAAAATCAACCGGGGGTAGATGGACCCACAATGAACAGCAACTACACATTAATGCCCTTGAAATGAAAGCTGcattttttgcattacaaaCATTCTGTCAGAACCTGAGGGATCAACATGTGCGTGTTATAATTGATAACACTACTGCAGTTACGTACATTAATGACATGGGTGGAAGCCATTCTGCCATATGCAACTCCCTAGCAAGGGAAATTTGGTGTCGGTGCATTGACAGAAATTTATGGCTTAGTGCTGCTCCCTTGCCAGGCACTAGCAATGTAGCAGCAGACAAAGCATCACGTGTATTTTGTGACCAAACTGAATGGAAGCTAGATGAAACCATTTTTGCATCAATCACAGCATATTTCTACAGACCCAAAATCGACCTTTTCGCTTCCCGATTGAATTATCAGCTGCCCAGATATGTTGCTTGGCAACCAGACCCTGGAGCAGAAGCTGTTGACGCTTTTACCCTAGACTGGCGTTCTGACACGTTTTTTGCGTTTCCTCCTTTCAGTTTATTAGGAAGAGTTGTACAAAAAAATAGAGGACGATCTAGCCGAGGGAAAACATCTGCTGAAATTGCCATACAACCCAGAGCACATTCATCCCCTGCATTCAAAGTTAGTACTTCTGGCCTGTCACTTGTCCGGGAATCCCTCTGTGAAAAAGGTCTTCGAGAGCAAACCCTTCATATCATCATGGCATCCTGGCGAGAAATTTACAAAAGTGGCAAAGGTTCTGCAGTGGACGGAAAGTTGGTGTTTTCACCACCTGTAGAGGAAGTGTTACATTTTCTGACTGAACTGTTCGGCTAGATGTGGCTATAGTGCTCTTAATACTGCTAGAAGTGCATTGTCTATCTTTATTGTTTTGCCTGGAAACATTTCTGTGGGGACTCACCCTCTAGTCACAAGGTTTATGAAAGGCGTTTTCCAGTCAAGACCCACATTCCCTAAGTACACTGAAATCTGGGATGTAAACGTTGTGTTATCTTAATTGAAAACTCTGCGTCCTGTTGCAAAATTGGCTCTCAAGGCCTTGACCTACAAGGTCACAatgatgttgatgttgttatCGGGTCAAAGGATCCAAACAATCCAATTGTTGGATTTGAAAGATATGACTATGTCTAAGTCCCAGTTTAAGTTTAAAGTTTCAAGTAAAGTTAAACACACTAAGCAAGGAAGGCatttacaaaatttgaaatttaaggcTTATGCTCCTGATAGACGGCTATGTATTTATACCTATCTCCAAAAATATTTAGCTGTAACGAAGCCCCTACGGGGAGATGAAACGAAGCTGCTAATAAGTTTTAACAAACCATATCAAGTGATTTCAAGAAGATGGATCAAACAGGTGTTGAGCCATTCCGGTATTGACACCGATGTCTTTAGTGCATATAGTACTAGGTCAGCTTCAGTTAGTGCAGCCAATTTTAGACAAGATTTTATCAGCTGGTGGTTGGTCACATGCTTTCACTTTTAGCAAGTATTATAACAAACCGATTGTTGATACTCACGGGTGTGACTATGGCTCAAGCTTATTTAAACTTGACTGAGCTGAATTAAGAGTGTGCATGCTCGGTAGGAAAAAAGCCTACAGCATTTATGGTATGTTGTCATTAAATACGCTTTACAACGTTTGTACGATAGTGGGCTGTTGGACATTCTCTGTCGTCTGGCCACTCTGCTTTAAAATCTCACGTGATCCCTGAATGATGTAACGGTGAGgtagaaataaaaaattaaacgagacttacctggaagttgaagtttgattgtaattctaccgAGCCGGGAAGTCAGAGAGGGATTACGTGCCCACCCTAGTGGTTGTGCATGCAATGAACCGAGCACATTGCCCCGCCCTATTATTGGGGTGTGCCCTTACGGCAGGTTTTTAAATATTGAGCTGAGCTGGCAGGTTGCGCAATCTAACGTAATTCCCCTCTGACTCCACGGCTcggtagaattacaatcaaacttcaacttccaggtaagtctcgttttattttttaattatcgCATAAGAATGAAATAAGATTCAATTTGAATTAGTCAatcttaatttaaaattgtatgCTCAAGAAGTACAAGTCTTGCAACACTTCAAGTCGCTCCATTCTTTGTAATATTTAAAAAGGAGCAACCTGTTTTTCTTACTTTTAATAGGGACTGAAGGGAGCTTTTCAAACTGTAGTTCTTCTAACAGTACGTGTACCACCATGAAGGAACTGTCAAGCTAGATCATTACgctattttgtgattttttaaacCAAGACACATTGATTTGATAACTCTTAATAAGACAATCTTCATTTATTCAGGTTGAGGGAACTGTTTTTGTTCCAGAGGCAAACATGCACGCAAATAATGACAGATAGCCTAAACGTTTTGCCTTTTATCGTAAATTATGAAAGCTCTTTAACAAATGTTTGGTAACAAGAAGGTATAAAACAAAACACTAACTTTTCAATATGTTTGTCCTTTGAATACAACATTGAAACCAGTGTCTCTTGTACTTATCGAAGCTTCGGTGTGTCTCATAATTGCTTCTCTTCCAGTCGTCTTTGCTCTAACAGTCCTTTGCTCTCCAATCAAGTCGAATTTACCCTGCGAACAGAGGTGAAGTCGAATTTCAAGTATTTCACAAACGTCAACTGAAGGGAAATATTTTCGAAGAAGGAATCTCGGAATTCTTTGGTGAATACAATACGTGCAACGAACAACCTAGAGAGCTTAGGTTGCCTTGTGTTTTAAATCATAACTCCACCTTTCTTGTTCTCCTTTTCCACAATTAATGGCGGCTTACTCGCGAAGAATTTCGCCTCGCGAACACGCATCTTAGTGACTTCCGGTTGTTgcatcagccaatcagatttcgtCCAAATTCTAGACGAAGACACAGATTCCTGTGAGAGTTTGTATCGGGCCCAATTGCAGCGAGCGCCGACATAAGAGGACATGAGAGCGATGCTCAattgggcctgatcgcaggttacaagataggagatcaaggagcagcacacctgagtgatgtaCTCAAAGGTGAGGTTTGGTTTGTTTCCAGAATTGCCAAGTGCTTACCGCCAACATCATAGCTCGGAGACCGCACTACTTAAGGTAAAGAACGATCTCCTAATGGCGATGGATAAAGGTCAAGTTACGTTGCTGGTGCTTCTCGACTTAAGCTCTGCAATCGACACCGTCGAACATGAGATCCTTCTAGAACGATTGAAGTCAACAGTTGGGTTGCGCGGGAAAGTACTTTCATGGTTTGAGAGTTACTTTAAGGGGAGGTCGCACAGGGACTCTCTCAAAGCCACTTGATTTGATGTGTGGAGTCCCCCAAGGGTCATTCCTGGGCCCCCTTTTATTTACCATCTATACGTGAGTAAGCTGTTTCAGATTTTAAAACACCATCTGCGCTCCATTCCCACATATGCGGACGACGCACAGTTGTATTTGTCATTTAAGCCATCT
The genomic region above belongs to Montipora capricornis isolate CH-2021 chromosome 8, ASM3666992v2, whole genome shotgun sequence and contains:
- the LOC138060516 gene encoding NLR family CARD domain-containing protein 3-like — protein: MEVGGMRKLCLPVPEDCQGMPPKLRVKPPKLSDLPSVINPWGNADLPIDILLLTVEECEFLSCISFLEQPFKSYNKEVGLIYFGYIGNASNQEQLKVALKRCSKGSVGPGASSTAAKNAARALRPKAVFSVGTCSGLSSDKVKLGDVVVSAKLTTTDGYKIPVSPHLGDLVKDAPCGWVAPLENPDELEVEVHCDGDILSQTQAARCGCADLHLQYPEAIAVETEGEGVFAAAYDEKVEWVVVKGVASFVNQTQLSRSEWMSFASIMAASVVAKMLNNPVVFQEWPHCNQGTSNENFELANARERKRNESQHEDESQLQEFIQRLKRDVISSTERVPDLQQPFRPNPGEGPPTKDLTVDEIFVNVVIREGRVSYDFPADRWEQLKVYPMASAEQTNPLRPQDIFDSCHRNVLAVGRPGIGKTMLCTRLLRFWASDDTKIQSQCEVAFLLKFRHLNSEPDLNLHELLTLAETAECLRDELWQWIKDNPSKVLLIFDGIDEFFSRSGIATKDDSCYNNTAEVRMPLCCLYKKIVSGKLLQGCTLLTTVRPTAVQDVRELKFDRTVEIIGFTSEQVEEFVEKFTKDDDSGKLKEIIWQHISTNINLFSLCYIPVNCFIICHCLLQLINISSDAEHKLPVKITEIYSICVKIFFYKHSRGKYSCSKTDLGCYMYKRFDELQPENDQVFKKLGKIAFNGIKSGKLVFESHEVSGLQDCGLLHRLPDMKPRKLCEPPRAQYCFTHLTVQEFFAAKHLVDTMLKDELQRFVAVHIRVGAWKVVMQFVAGLLEPNAWERMTKSEVFTHLLPGNVKRTDRSDLIWWPCFNEDKVLALDVCKCLYEIDDEQEKVKTQSKVAEIGFNAVDLSEAGVVPIDCPAVMDFVRDAHVISLRMEESSVGPLGCKEIQYSLRDVNSKLTQLNLHSSKIGDQGAAHLSDALKDVNCKLTQLKLGYNGIGYQGAAHLSDALKDVNCKLTQLDLMSNGILEQGAAHLSDALKDVNCKLTQLDLMSNWIRAQGAAHLSDALKDVNCKLTQLKLGNNGIGHQGVARLSDALKDVNCKLTHLTHYVNTIGAQGAAHLSDALKDVNCKLTHLDLTSNHIRDQGAAHLSDALKDVNCKLTQLSLAGNGIGHQGAAHLSDALKDFNCKLTRLHLYGNKIGAQGVAHLSDALKDVNCKLTQLHLYMTAIGDQEAGHLSGALKDVNCKLTQLNLEANQIGDQGALELRYALKDVNCKLTQLNLGKNRIRHHGAAFLSDSLKAVNCKLTQLHLYDNKVGAQGAAHLSDALKDVNCKLTELHFYANKIGAQGAAHLSDALKDVNCKLTQLDLMSNGIGDQGAAHLSDALKDVNCKLTQLNLGSNGIGHEGAAHLSDALKDVNCKLTQLHLYDNKIGAQGAAHLSDALKDVNCNFTQLHLYADKAGAQGVAHLIDKLKNVHYKDTYLDLEANDV
- the LOC138013593 gene encoding uncharacterized protein, whose amino-acid sequence is MESLKSALQMMKPGCYMTSVDLKDAYYSVHVDIKYQKFLKFSCKLYQYTCLPNGLACAPRVFTKLLKPVYSTLRSQGHLSVGYIDDSYLQGNTIQNCRNKIQQTVNLFTSLGFLVHPEKSVLVPTRKLKFLGFILDSERMIVLLTPERAGAIKEAAERLLAQPNPTIRDLAEVIGKFVAAFQGCLHGLLHYRQLESDKISALKKSQEDYDAPVTLLNLAQQDLRWWIQNIQNAKNLINHPNPTIILESDASNMGWGAVYQTKSTGGRWTHNEQQLHINALEMKAAFFALQTFCQNLRDQHVRVIIDNTTAVTYINDMGGSHSAICNSLAREIWCRCIDRNLWLSAAPLPGTSNVAADKASRVFCDQTEWKLDETIFASITAYFYRPKIDLFASRLNYQLPRYVAWQPDPGAEAVDAFTLDWRSDTFFAFPPFSLLGRVVQKNRGRSSRGKTSAEIAIQPRAHSSPAFKVSTSGLSLVRESLCEKGLREQTLHIIMASWREIYKSGKGSAVDGKLVFSPPVEEVLHFLTELFG